In the genome of Cygnus olor isolate bCygOlo1 chromosome Z, bCygOlo1.pri.v2, whole genome shotgun sequence, one region contains:
- the LOC121061926 gene encoding synphilin-1 isoform X2: MEAPEYLDLDEIDFSDDISYSITSLKTIPELCRRCDSQNEDRSVSSSSWNCGVSTLIGNAQKPTGIADVCNKFRPVKRVSPLKHQPESSENNESDDQKNQKGEYQKGSESQPAPPNDDQSPGEGENLKSKNIEPTVVLGELEHYDLDMDEILDVPYIKSSQQLVPFTKVAPEKKILGVCSTVNGVSGKTCPTGSTENSPCGVTQFCVLSPVKGSQLRKTQPIVLDQHKHVTEELELSQPLVKCSSVHESEAQGKGFLCRTFVDPQAHKTEKTMPNCHLRTFHLQTAVAENKQLEELNMNWSSAGGPEERSEEVKKFKSILNIVKEGQISLLPHLAADNLDKIHDECDNNLLHVAASKGHAECLQHLTSLMGEDCLNERNIEQLTPAGLAIKNGQLECVRWMVSETEAIAELSCSKDHPSLIHYAGCYGQEKILLWLLQFMQEQGISLDEVDQDGNTAVHIAAQHGYLGCIQTLVEYGANVTMQNHVGEKPSQSAERHGHTMCSRYLVVVETCMSLASQVVKLTKQLKEQTVERVTLQNQLQQLLEAQRSEGKSLPMSSSSPSSPASGKPQWKPSEADEMSPPKSKLNTQDGIQILGSLGTSSRTRAKIKDEDSDKILRQLLGKEISENVCMQEKLTLEFQDAHASSKNVKKILPEKRELKLARLRQLMQRSLSESDTDSANSEDHKNTPMKRTDKPRPQPIVESVESTESLHLMIKKHTSGAGRRFPFGTRASKSVDGHSPSPTSESSDPDNEAQYQSGTVPQSQFCGDSSPSSTDSATAQKVATSPKSALKSPSSKRRTSQNLKLRVTFEEPVVQVELAESELNEEKDKDRGKALLRAPPSTGEPAGDQLKRPFGTFRSIMETLSGNQNNNNNCQTANLIKTSSTLPFTSLGRKTADSKGNPAALTKGRNKPA; the protein is encoded by the exons tttccagcagcagctggaactGTGGAGTCTCAACTCTTATCGGAAATGCACAGAAACCAACAGGCATTGCAGATGTTTGCAATAAATTCAGACCAGTGAAGAGGGTTTCCCCACTAAAGCACCAGCCAGAGAGCTCTGAGAACAATGAAAGCGATGACCAAAAGAACCAGAAGGGAGAATACCAGAAAGGCAGCGAATCACAGCCTGCACCTCCAAATGATGACCAGAGCCCAGGAGAAGGAGAGAAccttaaaagtaaaaacattgaGCCTACTGTTGTGCTCGGGGAGCTGGAGCACTACGACCTGGATATGGATGAAATTTTGGATGTGCCTTATATTAAATCAAGCCAGCAACTCGTTCCTTTCACAAAGGTAgctccagagaaaaaaattttGGGTGTATGTTCAACAGTCAATGGTGTTAGTGGCAAGACCTGCCCTACAGGGAGCACAGAGAACTCGCCTTGTGGGGTGACACAGTTCTGTGTTCTCTCTCCTGTGAAAGGCTCTCAGCTGAGAAAAACGCAGCCCATTGTCCTTGATCAGCACAAGCATGTAACAGAAGAATTAGAGCTTTCCCAGCCTTTAGTTAAGTGTAGCTCAGTCCATGAATCTGAAGCCCAGGGCAAGGGTTTCCTCTGTAGGACATTTGTTGATCCTCAGGCTCACAAAACTGAGAAGACTATGCCAAACTGCCACCTGAGGACTTTTCACCTGCAGACAGCAGtggcagaaaacaagcaacttGAGGAACTGAATATGAACTGGAGCAGTGCAGGGGGCCCAGAAGAAAGGAGTGAAGAGgtgaaaaaatttaaaagcatcttAAACATTGTAAAGGAAGGGCAAATATCATTACTG CCACATTTAGCAGCAGATAATCTGGATAAGATTCATGATGAATGTGACAACAATCTGTTGCATGTAGCAGCATCAAAGGGACATGCAGAATGCCTGCAGCATCTCACTTCTTTGATGGGCGAAGACTGtttgaatgaaagaaacattGAGCAGCTAACTCCAGCTGGATTAGCAATAAAG aaCGGTCAGCTGGAATGTGTTCGGTGGATGGTGAGCGAAACAGAAGCTATTGCAGAATTAAGTTGCTCCAAAGATCATCCGAGCCTTATTCATTATGCAGGTTGCTATGGTCAG GAGAAAATACTTCTATGGCTTCTTCAGTTTATGCAAGAACAAGGGATTTCACTGGATGAAGTTGACCAGGATGGAAATACTGCTGTTCATATAGCTGCTCAACATGGCTATCTAGGATGCATACAG ACATTGGTTGAATATGGAGCAAATGTCACCATGCAAAACCATGTAGGAGAGAAACCTTCACAAAGTGCTGAGCGACACGGGCACACCATGTGTTCCCGCTACTTAGTGGTTGTGGAGACCTGTATGTCATTGGCCTCTCAGGTTGTGAAGCTAACTAAGCAACTAAAGGA gcagACAGTAGAACGTGTGACATTACAGAACCAACTCCAGCAGCTTTTAGAAGCCCAGCGGTCAGAGGGGAAGTCACTGCCCATGTCCTCAAG ctcaCCATCATCCCCTGCCTCTGGCAAACCCCAGTGGAAACCATCTGAAGCAGATGAAATGTCTCCACCAAAAAGTAAACTGAACACCCAAGATGGGATTCAGATTCTTGGCAGCTTGGGAACTTCTAGTCGCACTCGAGCCAAGATAAAAGATGAGGACTCAGATAAAATCTTGCGCCAGTTGTTGGGAAAGGAAATCTCTGAAAATGTCTGTATGCAGGAAAAGCTGACTTTGGAATTTCAGGATGCTCATGCATCCTCCAAGAACGTGAAGAAGATTTTGCCAGAGAAAAGGGAGCTGAAGTTAGCCAGACTGAGGCAGCTTATGCAGAGGTCTCTCAGTGAGTCTGACACAGACTCAGCTAATTCTGAGGACCATAAGAACACCCCTATGAAAAGAACTGACAAACCAAGGCCTCAGCCCATAGTGGAAAGTGTTGAGAGCACAGAGAGTTTGCACCTGATGATTAAGAAACACACTTCAGGAGCAGGGCGCCGCTTCCCTTTTGGTACCAGAGCTTCTAAGTCAGTGGATGGCCACAGCCCTTCCCCTACTTCAGAGAGCAGTGATCCAGATAACGAAGCCCAGTATCAGTCTGGTACTGTACCTCAGAGCCAGTTTTGTGGAGACAGCTCTCCATCCAGCACAGACAGTGCCACTGCTCAAAAGGTTGCCACAAGCCCTAAGAGTGCTCTCAAGTCTCCATCTTCAAAGCGCAGAACCTCCCAAAATTTGAAACTCAGAGTAACTTTCGAGGAGCCTGTGGTGCAGGTGGAGCTAGCAGAGTCAGAACTAAATGAGGAAAAGGACAAAGATCGGGGCAAAGCACTTTTGCGGGCTCCACCCAGCACTGGGGAACCAGCAGGAGACCAGCTAAAAAGGCCTTTTGGAACCTTTAGATCCATAATGGAGACGCTGAGTGGTaaccaaaataacaacaacaactgcCAAACAGCAAACCTGATCAAAACCTCATCGACGCTGCCTTTTACGTCATTAGGAAGGAAGACAGCAGACAGCAAGGGAAATCCAGCAGCTCtcacaaaaggaagaaacaagcCA gcATGA
- the LOC121061926 gene encoding synphilin-1 isoform X1, with product MEAPEYLDLDEIDFSDDISYSITSLKTIPELCRRCDSQNEDRSVSSSSWNCGVSTLIGNAQKPTGIADVCNKFRPVKRVSPLKHQPESSENNESDDQKNQKGEYQKGSESQPAPPNDDQSPGEGENLKSKNIEPTVVLGELEHYDLDMDEILDVPYIKSSQQLVPFTKVAPEKKILGVCSTVNGVSGKTCPTGSTENSPCGVTQFCVLSPVKGSQLRKTQPIVLDQHKHVTEELELSQPLVKCSSVHESEAQGKGFLCRTFVDPQAHKTEKTMPNCHLRTFHLQTAVAENKQLEELNMNWSSAGGPEERSEEVKKFKSILNIVKEGQISLLPHLAADNLDKIHDECDNNLLHVAASKGHAECLQHLTSLMGEDCLNERNIEQLTPAGLAIKNGQLECVRWMVSETEAIAELSCSKDHPSLIHYAGCYGQEKILLWLLQFMQEQGISLDEVDQDGNTAVHIAAQHGYLGCIQTLVEYGANVTMQNHVGEKPSQSAERHGHTMCSRYLVVVETCMSLASQVVKLTKQLKEQTVERVTLQNQLQQLLEAQRSEGKSLPMSSSSPSSPASGKPQWKPSEADEMSPPKSKLNTQDGIQILGSLGTSSRTRAKIKDEDSDKILRQLLGKEISENVCMQEKLTLEFQDAHASSKNVKKILPEKRELKLARLRQLMQRSLSESDTDSANSEDHKNTPMKRTDKPRPQPIVESVESTESLHLMIKKHTSGAGRRFPFGTRASKSVDGHSPSPTSESSDPDNEAQYQSGTVPQSQFCGDSSPSSTDSATAQKVATSPKSALKSPSSKRRTSQNLKLRVTFEEPVVQVELAESELNEEKDKDRGKALLRAPPSTGEPAGDQLKRPFGTFRSIMETLSGNQNNNNNCQTANLIKTSSTLPFTSLGRKTADSKGNPAALTKGRNKPGPYCSHTSFSSSTLNEEHLCNYAWHDDISKKSQKSYSQKSSEEPELQEFFL from the exons tttccagcagcagctggaactGTGGAGTCTCAACTCTTATCGGAAATGCACAGAAACCAACAGGCATTGCAGATGTTTGCAATAAATTCAGACCAGTGAAGAGGGTTTCCCCACTAAAGCACCAGCCAGAGAGCTCTGAGAACAATGAAAGCGATGACCAAAAGAACCAGAAGGGAGAATACCAGAAAGGCAGCGAATCACAGCCTGCACCTCCAAATGATGACCAGAGCCCAGGAGAAGGAGAGAAccttaaaagtaaaaacattgaGCCTACTGTTGTGCTCGGGGAGCTGGAGCACTACGACCTGGATATGGATGAAATTTTGGATGTGCCTTATATTAAATCAAGCCAGCAACTCGTTCCTTTCACAAAGGTAgctccagagaaaaaaattttGGGTGTATGTTCAACAGTCAATGGTGTTAGTGGCAAGACCTGCCCTACAGGGAGCACAGAGAACTCGCCTTGTGGGGTGACACAGTTCTGTGTTCTCTCTCCTGTGAAAGGCTCTCAGCTGAGAAAAACGCAGCCCATTGTCCTTGATCAGCACAAGCATGTAACAGAAGAATTAGAGCTTTCCCAGCCTTTAGTTAAGTGTAGCTCAGTCCATGAATCTGAAGCCCAGGGCAAGGGTTTCCTCTGTAGGACATTTGTTGATCCTCAGGCTCACAAAACTGAGAAGACTATGCCAAACTGCCACCTGAGGACTTTTCACCTGCAGACAGCAGtggcagaaaacaagcaacttGAGGAACTGAATATGAACTGGAGCAGTGCAGGGGGCCCAGAAGAAAGGAGTGAAGAGgtgaaaaaatttaaaagcatcttAAACATTGTAAAGGAAGGGCAAATATCATTACTG CCACATTTAGCAGCAGATAATCTGGATAAGATTCATGATGAATGTGACAACAATCTGTTGCATGTAGCAGCATCAAAGGGACATGCAGAATGCCTGCAGCATCTCACTTCTTTGATGGGCGAAGACTGtttgaatgaaagaaacattGAGCAGCTAACTCCAGCTGGATTAGCAATAAAG aaCGGTCAGCTGGAATGTGTTCGGTGGATGGTGAGCGAAACAGAAGCTATTGCAGAATTAAGTTGCTCCAAAGATCATCCGAGCCTTATTCATTATGCAGGTTGCTATGGTCAG GAGAAAATACTTCTATGGCTTCTTCAGTTTATGCAAGAACAAGGGATTTCACTGGATGAAGTTGACCAGGATGGAAATACTGCTGTTCATATAGCTGCTCAACATGGCTATCTAGGATGCATACAG ACATTGGTTGAATATGGAGCAAATGTCACCATGCAAAACCATGTAGGAGAGAAACCTTCACAAAGTGCTGAGCGACACGGGCACACCATGTGTTCCCGCTACTTAGTGGTTGTGGAGACCTGTATGTCATTGGCCTCTCAGGTTGTGAAGCTAACTAAGCAACTAAAGGA gcagACAGTAGAACGTGTGACATTACAGAACCAACTCCAGCAGCTTTTAGAAGCCCAGCGGTCAGAGGGGAAGTCACTGCCCATGTCCTCAAG ctcaCCATCATCCCCTGCCTCTGGCAAACCCCAGTGGAAACCATCTGAAGCAGATGAAATGTCTCCACCAAAAAGTAAACTGAACACCCAAGATGGGATTCAGATTCTTGGCAGCTTGGGAACTTCTAGTCGCACTCGAGCCAAGATAAAAGATGAGGACTCAGATAAAATCTTGCGCCAGTTGTTGGGAAAGGAAATCTCTGAAAATGTCTGTATGCAGGAAAAGCTGACTTTGGAATTTCAGGATGCTCATGCATCCTCCAAGAACGTGAAGAAGATTTTGCCAGAGAAAAGGGAGCTGAAGTTAGCCAGACTGAGGCAGCTTATGCAGAGGTCTCTCAGTGAGTCTGACACAGACTCAGCTAATTCTGAGGACCATAAGAACACCCCTATGAAAAGAACTGACAAACCAAGGCCTCAGCCCATAGTGGAAAGTGTTGAGAGCACAGAGAGTTTGCACCTGATGATTAAGAAACACACTTCAGGAGCAGGGCGCCGCTTCCCTTTTGGTACCAGAGCTTCTAAGTCAGTGGATGGCCACAGCCCTTCCCCTACTTCAGAGAGCAGTGATCCAGATAACGAAGCCCAGTATCAGTCTGGTACTGTACCTCAGAGCCAGTTTTGTGGAGACAGCTCTCCATCCAGCACAGACAGTGCCACTGCTCAAAAGGTTGCCACAAGCCCTAAGAGTGCTCTCAAGTCTCCATCTTCAAAGCGCAGAACCTCCCAAAATTTGAAACTCAGAGTAACTTTCGAGGAGCCTGTGGTGCAGGTGGAGCTAGCAGAGTCAGAACTAAATGAGGAAAAGGACAAAGATCGGGGCAAAGCACTTTTGCGGGCTCCACCCAGCACTGGGGAACCAGCAGGAGACCAGCTAAAAAGGCCTTTTGGAACCTTTAGATCCATAATGGAGACGCTGAGTGGTaaccaaaataacaacaacaactgcCAAACAGCAAACCTGATCAAAACCTCATCGACGCTGCCTTTTACGTCATTAGGAAGGAAGACAGCAGACAGCAAGGGAAATCCAGCAGCTCtcacaaaaggaagaaacaagcCA GGGCCTTACTGCAGCCACACCAGTTTTTCCTCTAGCACATTGAATGAAGAACATCTGTGTAACTATGCTTG gcATGATGACATCAGTAAGAAAAGCCAGAAATCCTACAGTCAAAAGAGTTCTGAagagccagagctgcaggaatTTTTCCTCTAA